The proteins below come from a single Argentina anserina chromosome 1, drPotAnse1.1, whole genome shotgun sequence genomic window:
- the LOC126784993 gene encoding diacylglycerol O-acyltransferase 1, whose protein sequence is MVISDSPPDGGGAVASIPAAVSDLRRRPIAREDVDSDSKGGKLVGGSTSSEDSVLAKITGDDSKAMNEGSAESVRSGGEEEEKKKESGEDGGGSTVKFAYRPSEIPAHRRIKESPLSSDAIFRQSHAGLVNLCIVVLVAVNSRLIIENLMKYGWLIRTGFWFSSRSLRDWPLLMCCLTLPIFPLAAFLVEKLAVQKRLKESAVVSLHIAITTTALLYPVFVILRCDSAVLSGVTLMLFACIVWLKLVSFVHTNYDIRLGTKSVDKVDVVPGTAGVDCSHELNLKTLAYFMVAPTICYQTSYPRTPSVRKSWVSRQFVQLIIFTGVMGFMIEQYINPIIKNSQHPLKGNLLYAIERVLKLSLPCLYVWLCMFYCFFHLWLNILAELLCFGDREFYKDWWNAKTVEEYWRMWNMPVHKWMVRHIYFPCLRYGMPKGAAVMIAFLVSAIFHELCIAVPCHIFKWWAFLGIMFQVPLVLITNYLWDKFQNSMVGNMIFWFSFCILGQPMTVLLYYHDLMNRKGANW, encoded by the exons ATGGTGATTTCAGATTCGCCGCCTGATGGCGGAGGCGCCGTCGCCTCGATTCCGGCGGCGGTGTCCGATCTGCGGCGGAGGCCGATCGCGAGAGAGGACGTGGATTCGGATTCTAAGGGCGGGAAATTGGTCGGGGGCTCGACCTCCAGTGAGGACTCGGTGCTGGCGAAGATCACCGGTGACGATAGCAAGGCGATGAATGAAGGTTCTGCGGAGTCGGTTCGCAGCGgcggggaggaggaggagaagaagaaggagagcgGTGAGGATGGAGGCGGCTCTACGGTGAAGTTTGCTTACCGGCCTTCGGAGATTCCGGCTCACCGGAGGATTAAGGAGAGTCCGCTCAGCTCCGACGCCATTTTCAGACAG AGCCATGCAGGTCTTGTTAACCTGTGTATAGTAGTACTTGTTGCTGTAAACAGCAGGCTTATTATCGAGAATTTAATGAAG TATGGTTGGTTGATTAGAACCGGTTTTTGGTTTAGTTCAAGATCATTGCGAGATTGGCCCCTTCTTATGTGTTG CCTTACTCTTCCTATTTTCCCACTTGCCGCCTTTCTAGTTGAGAAGTTAGCAGTACAAAAGCGTTTAAAAGAATCT GCTGTTGTTTCTCTTCATATCGCCATTACTACAACTGCACTTTTGTATCCGGTTTTCGTAATTCTGAG GTGTGATTCTGCTGTTTTATCTGGCGTTACATTAATGCTCTTTGCTTGCATTGTGTGGTTAAAACTCGTCTCCTTTGTGCATACAAATTATGATATAAGATTGGGTACCAAATCAGTTGATAAG GTGGATGTTGTGCCCGGTACTGCAGGCGTTGATTGCTCTCATGAACTTAACTTGAAAACTTTGGCGTACTTCATGGTTGCCCCAACAATATGTTACCAG ACTAGTTACCCTCGTACCCCATCTGTTCGAAAGAGTTGGGTGTCCCGTCAATTTGTCCAGTTAATCATATTCACTGGAGTCATGGGATTTATGATAGAACAA TACATCAATCCTATTATCAAGAATTCTCAACATCCTTTAAAGGGGAACCTTTTATATGCAATAGAAAGGGTTTTGAAGCTTTCTCTTCCATGTTTATATGTGTGGCTATGCATGTTTTATTGCTTTTTTCACCTATG GTTAAATATTCTTGCTGAGCTGCTCTGTTTTGGGGACCGAGAGTTCTATAAAGATTGGTGGAATGCAAAAACAGTTGAGGAG TATTGGAGAATGTGGAATATG CCTGTGCATAAGTGGATGGTTCGCCATATCTACTTTCCTTGCTTGCGATATGGAATGCCAAAG GGAGCTGCTGTCATGATTGCTTTCCTAGTGTCTGCTATATTTCATGAG CTATGCATTGCTGTTCCTTGTCACATATTCAAGTGGTGGGCTTTCTTAGGAATCATGTTCCAG GTACCACTGGTCTTGATCACAAATTACCTGTGGGATAAATTCCAGAACTCGATG gTTGGAAATATGATCTTCTGGTTCAGTTTTTGCATTCTCGGTCAACCGATGACTGTGCTACTATATTACCATGACTTGATGAATCGAAAAGGAGCAAACTGGTGA